A genome region from Mytilus trossulus isolate FHL-02 unplaced genomic scaffold, PNRI_Mtr1.1.1.hap1 h1tg000164l___fragment_2___debris__unscaffolded, whole genome shotgun sequence includes the following:
- the LOC134700608 gene encoding uncharacterized protein LOC134700608 translates to MKLSDVCQMYSDKAKPLDQKDMLKVKLKKEDGELWARRPLTAEMIEYASNDVTALIPTVYLNQKRILKEKALLTEYEKRVQDEINYHIDEAASERKRIRVDGIVQSVLNGIENKYGNDTRFQDLTDEDEIKAIQNCRYDQEVMSQFINKLKIESIKARLQELSDQLSSEGNNFLPKGQSYGYLRAYQYLPDKDIHEEAKRLQKALETIFLADMVNKYSPSTNIIVITQYEKDALRNIRPRNKNDNRIDPVHLSLYWQMHEKDLDLEIERLEISGRRYNIPQGKYKWLKYNCCDNVPDEIKRKAKRHIVNLDKTFGKGKYSA, encoded by the exons ATGAAACTAAGCGATGTATGTCAAATGTACAGTGACAAAGCAAAACCACTCGACCAGAAAGACATGTTAAAG gtgaaattgaaaaaggaaGATGGAGAGTTATGGGCTAGAAGACCATTGACTGCTGAGATGATCGAATATGCTAGTAATGACGTCACTGCCTTAATACCAACAGTTTACCTCAATCAGAAAAG AATCCTAAAAGAGAAAGCATTATTGACTGAGTATGAAAAGAGAGTTCAAGATGAGATAAATTACCACATAGACGAAGCTGCTTCAGAGAGAAAGAGAATAAGGGTTGATGGAATAGTTCAATCTGTTTTGAATggcattgaaaataaatacgGAAACGATACAAGGTTTCAAGACCTTACGGATGAAGATGAAATAAAAGCGATACAGAATTGCAGATACGATCAAGAAGTCATGTCCCAATTTATCAATAAACTGAAGATAGAATCGATCAAAGCACGACTGCAAGAACTAAGTGACCAATTGTCTTCAGAAGGCAATAATTTTCTTCCCAAAGGGCAATCATATGGATATTTAAGGGCTTATCAGTATCTTCCAGATAAAGATATACACGAAGAAGCAAAACGTCTTCAGAAAGCACTAGAAACAATATTTCTAGCTGACATGGTTAACAAATACAGTCCGAGTACAAATATTATCGTTATTACACAATATGAGAAAGATGCATTGCGGAATATTCGACcaagaaacaaaaatgacaacAGGATCGATCCCGTACACTTATCACTGTATTGGCAAATGCATGAAAAAGACTTAGATCTTGAAATTGAACGATTAGAAATTTCTGGGAGAAGATATAACATACCGCAAGGAAAATATAAATGGCTGAAGTATAACTGTTGTGACAATGTACCAGACGAAATCAAAAGGAAAGCAAAAAGGCACATCGTTAACCTAGACAAAACCTTTGGAAAGGGGAAATATTCAGCTTGA
- the LOC134700596 gene encoding piRNA biogenesis protein EXD1-like: MASSNNAEIVTETERCLHIVENLSKLDFIALDAEGINLGKDGPLTLLQIGTVDDKVYLFDIETNKDLFRKGKLEDILQSDKLVKVIHACAGDSAALYHQFGIKLKNVFDTQASI; encoded by the exons ATGGCTTCAAGTAATAATGCAGAGATAGTAACAGAAACAGAAAGATGCTTGCATATAGTAGAAAATTTGTCTAAATTGGACTTTATAGCGTTGGATGCTGAGGGTATTAACTTAGGAAAAGACGGTCCTCTGACTTTGTTACAGATCGGGACTGTGGACGACAAAGTTTATCTTTTTGATATTGAAacaaacaaagatttatttAGGAAAGGAAAGCTCGAAGATATTTTACAATCAGACAAGCTAGTGAAG GTTATACACGCATGCGCAGGTGACAGTGCTGCATTATACCACCAGTTTGGAATTAAGCTTAAAAATGTGTTCGACACACAGGCaagtatataa
- the LOC134700595 gene encoding uncharacterized protein LOC134700595, with the protein MASSNNVEIIKETERCLSIVDQLSKCDFIAMDAEGINLGKDGPLTLLQIGTVDDKVYLFDIASNRDLFRNGKLKDILQSENLVKVIHSCSGDSAALYHQFGVRLNNVFDTQVAHLVILENKGRRLPPSMKLSDVCQMYSDNAQPLEQKDKVKIKWTKEDGELWARRPLTAEMIEYASNDVTALIPTVYHNLCSYRILEERNLIPEFKTRVEDEINYFIDEATSQRKKTRVDEIVESILKDMETKYVKDTRFQDITDEDEINAMHHLRYDLEVMSPFITKLKTEEIKARLKELSDQLSTEGNNFIPKAKSYGFLRAYQYISEREIQTEAKRLQQALDTIFLADMKNKYSSTTKIGVISPYEKDALRSIRPRGQRDSNINPVLLSLYWQKIEKDIDFEIEQLQITGRNYNMPQGKYKWLQYNCTDNVPGGIKRKAKRHLDNYDKM; encoded by the exons ATGGCCTCCAGCAATAATGTAGAGATAATAAAAGAAACAGAGAGATGCTTGAGTATCGTTGATCAATTATCGAAGTGTGACTTTATAGCCATGGATGCTGAGGGTATTAACTTAGGAAAAGATGGTCCTCTGACTCTGTTACAGATCGGAACTGTTGACGACAAAGTTTATCTTTTTGATATTGCTTCAAATAGAGATTTGTTTAGGAATGGGAAGCTGAAAGACATATTACAATCTGAGAATCTAGTAAAG GTTATACACTCTTGTTCAGGCGACAGTGCTGCATTATACCACCAGTTTGGGGTGAGGCTGAATAATGTATTCGACACACAG GTGGCTCATCTGGTCATTTTGGAAAACAAAGGGCGGAGATTACCTCCTTCTATGAAATTAAGCGATGTGTGTCAAATGTACAGTGATAACGCGCAACCACTAGAGCAGAAAGACAAAGTTAAG ATTAAATGGACGAAAGAAGATGGAGAGTTATGGGCTAGGAGACCATTAACAGCTGAGATGATCGAATACGCTAGTAATGACGTCACAGCTTTAATACCAACAGTTTATCATAAC TTATGTTCTTACAGAATCCTGGAAGAGAGAAACTTAATTCCTGAATTTAAGACGAGAGTTGAAGATGAAATAAACTACTTCATTGATGAAGCGAcgtcacaaagaaagaaaacaagagTTGATGAAATAGTGGAATCAATCTTAAAAGATATggaaacaaaatatgtgaaaGATACAAGATTCCAAGACATAACAGACGAAGATGAAATAAATGCGATGCACCATCTAAGATATGATTTAGAAGTTATGTCCCCttttatcacaaaattgaagACAGAAGAAATCAAAGCTCGACTGAAGGAACTAAGCGATCAATTGTCTACAGAAGGCAATAACTTTATTCCAAAAGCAAAATCATATGGATTCCTCAGGGCTTATCAGTATATTTCAGAAAGAGAAATACAGACAGAAGCAAAACGTCTCCAACAAGCATTGgatacaatatttttagctgacatgaaaaacaaatacagttcAACTACAAAGATCGGTGTAATTTCACCCTACGAGAAAGATGCATTGCGAAGTATTCGACCAAGAGGCCAACGTGACTCCAATATCAACCCCGTACTCTTATCCCTTTATTGGCAAAAGATAGAAAAAGacattgattttgaaattgaacAATTACAAATCACTGGAAGAAATTATAATATGCCTCAAGGAAAATACAAATGGCTACAATATAATTGCACAGATAATGTACCAGGCGGAATAAAAAGGAAAGCTAAACGACACCTTGATAATTAcgacaaaatgtaa